In Rhodopirellula sp. P2, the DNA window CGTTTGGATGTGCTGACCGCACGGCTCACCAATGAGCTGCGGGCCCTGGAGAAGAGGATTCATATCCTCGAAGGCTTCGCATTGATCTTCGATGCGTTGGACGAGATCATCAAGATCATCCGCAGCAGCGAAGGCAAAGCCGACGCCGCCGAAAAGATCATGAAGCGGTTCCCGGTCAAGGAAATCGCAGCGGGCAAGTCCCGTCGAAATGTGCAAGCTTCCAATGGATTGGACGCCGAGCAAACCGATGCGATTCTGGAATTGAAGCTGTATCGTTTGGCACGCTTGGAAATCAACGTGGTGCTGGACGAACTGAAGAAGAAACGCAAACGCGTGGATGAGATCAACAAATTGTTGGCCGATGATCGAGACGATTACACGTCCTCGGGACGTTGGGCGATCATCAAGGGCGAATTGCAGTCGTTGATCACCGAATATGGCAACACCCCCGACGGCCGACGTCGAAGCGCGCTCATCGTGCCGACCGAAGAAGTGGAGTACACCGAAGAAGACTTCATCGTCGCCGAAGATTGCCACGTCATGGTCACCGTCGACGGCTGGGTCAAACGACAAAAGCAAATCGCGGATCCTGCGAAGAGTCGCCTCCGACAAGGGGACGCCGTGCTGGCCTGTGTCGCCGGCAACACCCGCACGACGATCGCATGCTTCAGCAGTTTGGGCGTTTGTTACACCGCTCGCATGATCGACATCCCCGCCTCCACCGGTTTTGGCGAACCGATTCAAAAGTTGTTCAAATTCAAGGACGGGGAACACATCGTTGCTGCGTTGTCGATGGACCCCAGAATTCTCGGTGACATCAGCGAAGACCCCAAGGGGAATTACTATCCCGCGATTCATGGGTTGGCCGCGACGACGGATGGCTATGCCCTGCGGTTTGGTTTGCAGCCCTTCGCGGAACCCTCCACGCGGGCTGGACGCAAGTTCGCTCGAGTGAAACCGGGGGCCGGCATCGTGGACGTGGTGCCGATCACCGGAACCGAAACCGTGTTGGCTGTTTCAGCGGACGCCCGAGCCATGGTTTGCCCCGCCGATGAAATCAATTACTTGTCCGGTGCTGGCAAAGGCGTGCTGTTGTTGAAACTGGCCGCCAGCGACAAATTGCTCGGATTCAAACCTTCCACGGGCGACCGAGATCTGCTCAACGTGGTGACCAACCGGGGTGCGAAAAAGACGGTTTCGACGGCCAAGTACCGCACCACATCGCGGGGCGGTCGCGGAATCGAACTGCAGAAGAACGGCAAAATTGCCGAAATTGTTCGCGATCCCATTGAACCGCCACCCGTCTTCGAAGACTGACGCTGTGGCACACTGCCAATCCTGTCGCCCTGGCAACTCGCCTGGGCTGACAACTTCACCCACCCTTCGACTTTCAACGCCTCATCTGCATGTCCGTTGCACCGAAAGAATACAACGCCAAAAACATCACCGCGCTGGAAGGCCTTGAGCCTGTTCGCAAGCGTCCCGGCATGTACATCGGTGGAGTGGGATCCACTGGTTTGCATCACCTGATCTGGGAAATCGTCGACAACTCGGTGGACGAGGCCATGAATGGCCACGCATCCGAAATCACGGTCACGCTGCACAAAGACGGGCAAACGGTTTCAGTCAGCGACAATGGTCGCGGCATCCCCGTCGACAAGCACCCCAAGACGAAAAAGTCAGCCTTGGAAATGGTGCTGACCGTGTTGCACGCGGGGGGGAAATTCGAAGGCGACAACTACAAAACGTCCGGAGGTCTGCACGGGGTCGGGGCTTCGGTCGTCAACGCGCTCAGCAAAGAACTGATTGCCGTCGTCAAACGCAACGGGGCGCAGTACCGGATGACGTTCTGCCGCGGTCATGCCACATCGAAGTTGCAGAAACTGCGCGGCACCATTCGTGGAACGGGCACCACGATCACGTTCACCCCAGATCCGACGATCTTCCCGCGAACGACTTTCAACGGGGACACGATCAAGCAGCGTTTGGAAACAGCCAGCTTTTTGCATCGGGGTGTGAAGGTCACGTACATCGATGAAGTTGCGAAGACTCGCCAGACGTTTCTGCACGAGAACGGCATCGTGGATTACCTCGGGAAGGTCATCAAGGAACGCGAGGCGCGGACGATTCACGAAACCCCGTTCACCTACCGTGTCGATGCCGATGACCGTGTGGAAGTCACCTTGCAGTGGACTGAGTCGACCGACGAACACGTTCGCAGTTACGTCAACGGGATCCCAACGGGCAGCGGCGGCACCCACGAAAATGGCTTCCGGGGCGGAGTGGTCAAAGCCGTTCGCAACCATGTGGACACGCACAGCCTGACGCCTCGCGGGGTCAAGATCACGCACGAGGACATTCGCGAAGGTCTGATTGCGATCGTCTCGATCTTTGTGGCGGAGCCTCAGTTCCAAGGCCAAACGAAAGACCGATTGAACAACCCGGAAGCCCACGGAATCGTCGAATCCGGTGTGCGGAGTGCAATGGAGCAATGGCTCAACAACAACCCCTCGGTTGCCGATGCCGTCATCGCTCGAATCGTCGCCGCGGCAAGGGCTCGCGCCGCGTCACGGGCCGCCAGTGAAGCGGTTTCCCGAAAAGGTGGCTCGAAGCGTACGATGCTGCCCGGCAAACTCTCGGACTGTGTTTCGGGAGGCAAGGGAAAATCGGAACTGTTCATCGTCGAAGGTGACTCCGCAGGCGGCAGTGCCAAGCAAGGCCGTGACCGAAATTGCCAAGCGATCCTGCCACTGCGTGGAAAGGTGCTGAACACCGAGTCGGCGACCCTCAAAAAGATTCTGGACAACAAGGAAATCCAAGACATGATCGCGTCGCTGGGGTGCGGCATTGGGCCGTCATTGAACCTCGCGAATTTGCGGTACGACCGCATCATCCTGCTGGCTGATGCGGACAGCGACGGTCATCACATCACGACACTGCTGCTGACCTTCTTTTATCGGCACATGCCCGCCTTGATCGCCGACGGTCGCTTGTTCATCGCGGTTCCCCCGCTGTACCGAATCGACATCGGCAAAGAAACGTTTTGGGCGGCCGACGAAGACGATCGCGAACGCATCTTGGCAAAACACCAGGGACGGGCGAATCCGGAAATCACCCGTTTCAAAGGTTTGGGCGAGATGATGCCGAAGGTGCTTTGGAACACGACCTTGGATCCAACGAAGCGGACGTTGCTGAAAGTGGAGATCGACGACCATTTGGAAACCGACCGCACCATCAGTGACTTGATGGGCCGCGACGCATCGGCTCGCTTTCGGTTCATCATGGACCGCGCCGAAGACGCCAGCGAAATCGACGTGTAAGAAGGTTCGCCGCGGCCAGTTGCTGGGCATTGAATCGACGGTCTTGGAAGTCCTTCGGACGAGGTGGGTTGTCGGCTGGGCTTCCGACCCCTCCGGTCGAAGTCTAGCTGGGTTTGACTTGTCCGATGCTGGACGGGCAAGCCTTCAAAACCTCGCTGACAATTTCGTCCATCGTTTGATGACTGGTGTCAATTCGCAAGTCCGCGGATTCACGGTAGAGCGGTTCGCGGTTGGTCATCACCATTTGGACTTCATCGAAGACTGATTGATCCGTCAGCGAGGGACGTCGATCGGCGGTGGTTTCATCGCCAGCCAACCGAGCCATCAGGATTTCAGGTTCGGCGTCCAGCCAAACGCACCATCCTGAATGGGCGATGAGTTTGCGATTGGCCTCGCGAAGGATCGTGCCTCCGCCGAGAGCGATCACATGCGTTGGCCGCTGGGCAACTTCCACCAAGGCGGCTTCTTCACGATCGCGAAATCCGGATTCGGATTCAGCGGCGAAGATCTCCGCGATTGTTTTTTCTGCCGTCGATTCGATCACATCGTCCAAGTCGACGACTGGCAAAGACAACCGCTGCGCTAAAAGTTTCGCAAGCGTACTTTTGCCGCACCCGCGGTAGCCGGTCAAATAGAGATGCTGAGGTTTCACTGCGTCAATGTTCATGACGCGAAACGCTACCAGCCCACGGTTCGATTGAGAAGTCCGAAGGGAATGAGATGAATTGGATTGCAAAGACAACGTTGACCGTGGTGCTGATCATCGGGCTGGCAGTCCAGGCGACTGGCCAAAGCGATGTCGTCCGACAAGCCGACGGTGCTGACGCGGTTCCCGCTCGAACACAATCGGCATTGACCGCGGAAGACATTCCCCAGGCACTCGAGGGAGAATTCGACACACGAGACATCGCAGCGGCGACGGCGTGGGCGGACCAGTTGCACCTGGCGGATTGGTTGGGGCCGCTCGCTCCGCTGGCCTTGTCGCCGTTCTTCGGTGTGGCCTGTTTGTCGGGGTTGGCGTTGTGGGGACCGGACTGGATCACGGACAACGCCTTGTTGGGGGCGGCGGGGCCACTGCGTAGCGTCCCCTTGTTCTGCGTTTTCGCAGTTCTAGCGGTGGTGACCAGCGTCCCGCGTCTGTCCAAGGTCAGCAAACCGTTTGCTCAAGCGATGGATCAACTGGAAGCGTATTCGGTGATTGTGATTCTCTTGGCCATAAAAATCACGGCGTCGATGACCGCCGATTCGGTGGGCACCGACGAAGCACAATTGGCAATGGAAACGCTGCCGGTCTACACCGCGGGGATCTTCAGCTTCACGGCCAACACGCTGATTTTGATTGCGATGACGGTCAACATGTTGGTCATCAACAGCGTCAAATTCTTCTTTGAATTCTTGGTCTGGCTGACGCCGTATCCGACCGTCGACGCCATCTTTGAGGTCTGCAACAAATCACTCTGTGCCGCACTGATGGCTGTGTACGCACTCAGTCCGACCCTGGCGACGGTGTTCAATTTTGCGATCCTCTT includes these proteins:
- a CDS encoding DNA gyrase/topoisomerase IV subunit A, whose amino-acid sequence is MAKRRKTSDSASSRSSSAKNSRSKRGKVDPFDESLLAAIENIPLRFAAQDRYLNYSLSVITSRALPDVRDGLKPVQRRILYTMSQQRLDSSAKHRKCAKVVGDVMGNYHPHGDSSIYEALVRMSQSFSLRMPMIDGSGNFGSIDGDNAAAMRYTECRMTPIASEVLADLSSRTVAFKPNYDGTREEPVVLPSRVPSLLVNGATGIAVGMATNIPPHNLKEVCNALLKLLANPEIKDYQLVAGDAIQGPDFPTGGHITNTKEELREIYATGTGTIKLRGVAEVAEKSRTGDTLRITEIPFGVNKAAMVERIAELVYSSKLPLVQEVRDLSTEDIRVDLLLKKNADPDKVLAYLFKHTPLQTNFNVNLTCLTPTENPEVGAPKRLGLKEILWYFLHFRLDVLTARLTNELRALEKRIHILEGFALIFDALDEIIKIIRSSEGKADAAEKIMKRFPVKEIAAGKSRRNVQASNGLDAEQTDAILELKLYRLARLEINVVLDELKKKRKRVDEINKLLADDRDDYTSSGRWAIIKGELQSLITEYGNTPDGRRRSALIVPTEEVEYTEEDFIVAEDCHVMVTVDGWVKRQKQIADPAKSRLRQGDAVLACVAGNTRTTIACFSSLGVCYTARMIDIPASTGFGEPIQKLFKFKDGEHIVAALSMDPRILGDISEDPKGNYYPAIHGLAATTDGYALRFGLQPFAEPSTRAGRKFARVKPGAGIVDVVPITGTETVLAVSADARAMVCPADEINYLSGAGKGVLLLKLAASDKLLGFKPSTGDRDLLNVVTNRGAKKTVSTAKYRTTSRGGRGIELQKNGKIAEIVRDPIEPPPVFED
- a CDS encoding DNA gyrase/topoisomerase IV subunit B, producing the protein MSVAPKEYNAKNITALEGLEPVRKRPGMYIGGVGSTGLHHLIWEIVDNSVDEAMNGHASEITVTLHKDGQTVSVSDNGRGIPVDKHPKTKKSALEMVLTVLHAGGKFEGDNYKTSGGLHGVGASVVNALSKELIAVVKRNGAQYRMTFCRGHATSKLQKLRGTIRGTGTTITFTPDPTIFPRTTFNGDTIKQRLETASFLHRGVKVTYIDEVAKTRQTFLHENGIVDYLGKVIKEREARTIHETPFTYRVDADDRVEVTLQWTESTDEHVRSYVNGIPTGSGGTHENGFRGGVVKAVRNHVDTHSLTPRGVKITHEDIREGLIAIVSIFVAEPQFQGQTKDRLNNPEAHGIVESGVRSAMEQWLNNNPSVADAVIARIVAAARARAASRAASEAVSRKGGSKRTMLPGKLSDCVSGGKGKSELFIVEGDSAGGSAKQGRDRNCQAILPLRGKVLNTESATLKKILDNKEIQDMIASLGCGIGPSLNLANLRYDRIILLADADSDGHHITTLLLTFFYRHMPALIADGRLFIAVPPLYRIDIGKETFWAADEDDRERILAKHQGRANPEITRFKGLGEMMPKVLWNTTLDPTKRTLLKVEIDDHLETDRTISDLMGRDASARFRFIMDRAEDASEIDV
- a CDS encoding shikimate kinase, whose amino-acid sequence is MNIDAVKPQHLYLTGYRGCGKSTLAKLLAQRLSLPVVDLDDVIESTAEKTIAEIFAAESESGFRDREEAALVEVAQRPTHVIALGGGTILREANRKLIAHSGWCVWLDAEPEILMARLAGDETTADRRPSLTDQSVFDEVQMVMTNREPLYRESADLRIDTSHQTMDEIVSEVLKACPSSIGQVKPS